In the genome of Ureibacillus sp. FSL W7-1570, the window CAATTTCGCTTTGAAGAATCCTGATTCAACTTTTGATTGAATCCAGTTTCGTTCAGATTCATCTTCAATATGGCTATATTCGAAACCGATTTTATCCGTATATAATGAACGTAAATATTCAATGGCTTGTTTACCATTGGAAACGTTTGCAGGAACATTATTAAAGAATAGAGAAGCAGGCAGTTCAGCCAGATCCGCATCTGTCAAACCATAAGTTGCAGGCTCGATTTTCGCGGAATCCAATGGGCGATCTTTTAATGGATAAACATCTGCCGCATAGTGGCCAAAGGCGCGTATCGCATCAGCAAGGCGAATCGCTGCCAATACTTTTTTCACATCTCCTGTTTGAGCCGCTTGAGCACCACTTGAAGCTTCTTCTAATACTGGAGCACCGAATTGTTGGAATAATTCAACTAAATCCGCATCCACTTCCTCAGGGTTTTGCAAAAATAGTTCATATTGTTCCATCAAATACCCCAAGTTCGGACCAGAAAATGCTGACCAAGGAGTTCCAGCAGTAAAAACATTATTTGACATGAGAAAAACCTCCAAATTTTGCTAAATAGCAATCCGTTTTAATTTTCGAATTCTTCTATTAATATTCATTTATATAATTTGTTGAGAAGAACCTTTTTTCCATTTCAATCTTACTACTCTTCACAAAAAATACAACTATTTTTCACAAAATTAAATGAAAAATTTTCTGTGTTAAGAAAATTTTTTCCTCTACATATTTAGGCAGTCCATCAGGATATGATACATCCATTTTGTTCCATCATTTTCCGTTGATTGTTGATTCCAATCCACCTCCGCAGCAATATTTTTTGAGGTTCCAAACAAAATTGCACCTATTTCAAAATGCCAAGTTTGTTTTCTTTTATCATCATATAAATATTATCTGCAAAAAAATAAATTTGAAAATGGGGAATTTTATGTTTTTCCATGTGCATTTTCAAATCATATGTAAAAAATCTTGGGAGATGGATTTACAAATTTTACACCCATTTGGCGCCCTAACTAATTGTAACATTTGAAAATACAACTTCAAGCAATTTATCTTCAATAATTAAGTAAAATTAACACCCTCTTTTTTCCCCGCTTTCCATGGGTACACTCTCTGCCATCCGGAAAAGGTAACCCCTTTTTTCTTCACGAATTTTGCAAAGGAAACATCCGATCTGCACTTTTCATCCAATGTCAGGTTGGAGGCGGTTTCCTGGACAGAATCACTTGCCTCCCGAATTTTCAACAAATTTTCATCATTATTTCCATAATTGTTTACAATATTTTTTAAATCAACCTTAAAAAAGGTTTAAACTTATATAAAAGTGGTTATTTAATAACTATACACATGACACCCCTAAACACTTTTTTCATAAAGTGTATCATCCTATATTTTTAAAGTTTTGGTGCCACAATTAAATTTCCTTGAATTGTGGCGCATTTTTTTTTTGAAAAAGCATTGTCCTTCGGCTTTTGATGATGAAGAAAAAATAATTTCATTTTGGTTAGTAACATTTTTTAAAAATTGCATATTTTATTTTTGTGCAACATCCATTGAATTCGTAAAATGTACCCAGTTTTGGCTCTTTTCGATGTTGGTAGTATATATGTAAATCATTCTAAAATTGACAAAATCCTTCCTAATTCTTTCCGCTTATTATTCAACTGTATCATATTGGGGTTTTTAGTTGTGCTGTCTTCTGATTTTTAATAAAATTGTTTTATTACATTCACAAACTTTCCACAGAAAATACCGTATTTTTTTAAACAAATTCTTGTAGAATCGATTATATTTATTATAAGATATATTGGTCAAACAACGAAATTATTTTCAGAAAACGTTGGATGCGCCTTTTTAATTTTACGAGTTATTCGGTTGCAGATATGTTCTGTGTTAATTGGAATTTTTTTGAAGATATCCTAAAAAAAGGAGGCGTTTTAATGCTAAAACCTCGTGACTTATTTGAAACTAATGAATTGTACCAATTGATGATCCACCCAACGGTATTCCCTTATGTACGCCACAAAGCGGCAAGCCCGGAGGAATATTTGTTTATCACAAAGCAAATAATCGAAGAAGAGGCGTTGGGAAAAACCATTTCAAGAACGATTCTTGATGAATGGGGTCAACCGATCGGAACAATCAGTCTATACGATATACAAGACGGTGCTGGATTTCTGGGGACTTGGATTGGAGTTCCATTCCAAGGAAAAGGATATAATCAATTAGCGAAAAAAGAGTTTTTGAACGAGATTTTTTTCAAATATAATTTTCACACAGTTTTTCTAAGAATCCGAAAAGAAAACGAAAAATCGAAACGTGCCTCCTTAAAGTTGCAATATGTTATCAACGCGAATGAATTGCATCCGACTTTATATGAGGAAATCAATGCCGGTGAAGCGAAATACGATTTATATAAAATCCCTCGGGATCTATTTTACTTGGTGACCGCCAATGAACAGGAAAATGAAGAAGAACAAGTTATTTAATAAAAAGTAAAAACACCAAATCAAAAAATGATTTGGTGTTTTTTTATTATTTTTCATATTGCAGGATTAATTTGATCATCTCTTTCGGCGTTTTCGGTCTTTCCGCTTTCGACATCGCATCCAAAATGGAATCTTTATTCCGGATTAACGTTTGCAGGGATTTCAGGAACGTTTCTTTCGTCAATTGTTCCTCTTCCAACACTTCCGCAAATCCTTGATTTTTGAACAATCTTGCATTCAATATTTGATCCCCGCGGCTTTTCGATGATGATAAAGGAATGAGCAGCATCGGTTTCTTTAATGCAAGGAATTCAAAAATGGAGTTGGAGCCTGCACGGGATACGACGAAATCCGCCGCGCTGATCAGATCCGGCAATTCCATTGTAACATATTCGAACTGTTTATATCCTTTCAATTCCAATAAAGACGAATCGACATTCCCTTTTCCGCATAGATGGATTACATTGAAATCCTTCAACAGTTCAGGCAAATTGCTCCGGATGGCATCATTCAGGACGACTGATCCCAAGCTGCCTCCCATGACAAGAAGCACAGGTTTTCGATTTTCAAATTGACAAAGTTTGAATCCGCGCATTTTATTTCCTTTAAAAAGCTGTTCACGAACCACCGAGCCGGTGCATGTCGACTTCTCTTTCGGCAAATATTTCAAGGTTTCCCGGAACACGGTGAAAATATGGGATGCAAAAGGCTGGGCCAACTTATTGGCAAGCCCGGGCGTCACATCGGATTCATGGATCACGACCGGTATATTTGACAATTTCGCCGCAATCACGACCGGTACGGACACGAAACCGCCTTTTGAGAATACAATGGATGGTTTGACTTTTTTCAAAATCGCGAAAGCTTGGCCGATCCCTGCCAGCACTTTGAAGGGATCCGTAAAGTTTTTCAATGAAAAGTACCGTCTCAATTTGCCGCTTGAAATGCTATGGTATGGAAGGTCGGGGAAATTTTTTGTAATCAATTCTTTTTCAATTCCATCATGGGATCCGATGTAATGGATGGAATAGCCTTCCTCTTGCAAAGAAGGAATAATCGCTTCATTCAATGAAACGTGCCCTGCAGTTCCCCCACCTGTTAAAACGATTGTTTTTTTGTCCACGATAATTCTCCTATTCTCATGAAACTGCATTCTTGATGATTACATTATGCCGTCAACACTGATTTTATCATAAAGCGCCATAGAAACAATGGTGTAAGCAGAAGGCGGGCCGGATTTTGCCTATTTGCCAGGCAAGCCTGAATCCATTTAATTTTCCAAAAAACCCTCCAACCCACAGCCACACAAAAACACCCACCAATTGAGATGGGTGATTTGTTTTTTCCCTTACATTTGAATGAACTGTTGTGTCCAATAGTATCCATTTTCAACAAAGCCTACGCCGATATGGGTATAATTCGCATTTAATATATTCGCCCGATGCCCTGGTGAATTCATCCATGCATTTACCACCTGTTCCGGTGTTCTTTGGCCTTGGGCAATATTTTCACCAGCCGCTCTGTATTGGATACCGGCTGCACGCATTTGGTCAAACGGGCTGCCGTAAGTGGGACTTGTATGGGAAAAATAACCTAAATTCGCCATATCCTGTGATTTTGCTTTGGCAACGGCCATTAAAGGATTGTACATCGTAAGAGGTTTCAGACCCGCTTTGGCCCGTTCCGCATTTGTCAACTCAACGACTTGTCTTTCAAACTCTGAAACTTGGTTGGTAACAGAAGTTGACGGTTTCTCTTTTGTTGCAGGATTTTCCGATTGCGGCTCTGCATTTTGTGTTGATGGAACTGCAGGTGCCGCTTGTTCCCCACCTTTTGACGGGCTGGATGGATTTCCTTTGAAATAGTGATTGATTTGTTTGGACGTTCCGTTATTTGTCCCTTTGCCGCTTTCTGTTTCATCTTTTGCGGCATGTTGAGAGGCATTTGTCTGTCCTGAAGAATTGTCAGCTATTGAATTTGCCGGAACTTTGACAGCCGTTTTTTCCTCTTCCTGGGTCGCAGTTGGTTGCTTGAAGGCTTTAAAAGGATCGGAAACAATGCTGTTTACGGTCTTTTTTGCCAATTCGGCGGCTTGTGTCATATCTTTCAGAAGTTCATCATTTCCTAATGCCCATCGTTCAATTTTTTTGACGATGATTCCGTTATGATTTTCAAATTTGATGATTTGTATCGTTCCTGGAGGTTGCCCCGTGTTCTCCTTACTGATGGTTGTTGCACTTGCTTGGGGAACCACCGTTGCAAATAAACATAATGCACAAAAAGTCATGAACCATTTTTTCATTATTTTTCTCTCCTTTCAATATATCCATGATAAGGGAGAAAACTTGAAAAAAATGGTCCAGCTATTGCCAAAAACGCCAAATCATTTTCGGCTCAATCATTTAAAGAGTTTTCAGAAGAAAAAAATACAATGTTTTACAACTGAAAAATATATTGCTAACAATAAACTATTGACAAAAGTTGAGATTCACAGATATAAGACATTTCCTTTACGAAATTTACAACCGGTTTTCTTCGCCGATTACAGGTACGGACTGTACATTTTCTCCAATCATGACGATTTTTGGCGGCATCTTCATATATTCCGGAATCCATTGGACCAAACCGTATGCATATTGGAATAACATCGGGTATTGCATCCCTTCGATGGGAACAAAGCCTTTCATCCGATAGACCGTTGCCGGAAGCTCTCTTACCCATTCCTCAAATTCTTCCTGGGTGAAACTGCGGTTGAATTCAATCACTCTTGAATTCAAGTGCAGATGCCGTCCAATTTGGGCAGGTTGAATTTCTTTATCCCCTTTTGTTGCCTGTAAACTTTTCAAACTTGCCAATGGCACCCGTCCATGAGTCGTTTGCAGAATGAAGGCGTTCGGATTGAGCCCTTGCAATTCAAATACCACTCTCGCCTTTTCTTCTTCCGTCAACAAATCGCTTTTATTGGCGAGGATGAGATGGGCATGGCGGATTTGTTCCAGAAAGAGGCTCCGTGCCTGAGGAGAGAGTTGATCCCGCCCAAGCCAACGTCTGCTGTCCGCAACAGTCACAATCCCCTTTATGTTCAACTGGTCCGCAAATAAAGGAGAATACACTGCATCCAGCGCTTCCACCGGATGGGCGGCTCCGGTTGTTTCGATGATGAGCACGTCAAAATCCGCTTCATAAAGCAATGTTTGGATTTGGGCTTCCGTCTTCTCCCCGCCCGTGCAACAAATACAACCGTCAAGGATTTCTTTCAATGGAACATCTTCATCCACCGCTTGGGAGTCAAAGGGGATTTCCCCCAGTTCATTCATGATGACAGCCGGCTTCAAACCTTCTTCTTTCAATTGCCTTAATACGTCCACCAGCATGGAAGTTTTTCCGCTTCCTAAAAAACCGCTGAATAAATAGACATCTTTCACTCATGATTCCTCCAATTCAGAAGAAAGAGCTGACATTCAAAAGTTTGAATGCAGCCCTCCCATTGCATCAATTATTGATTTTGTAATAACTCTTTCGCTTTTAAAACTTGCGGATCGTCTTTCTGGATTTTTTCACGCAAAGCATCCATTAATTTATAGGTTGTATCACCGGAAATTGCACCGGTACGTTCAAGACCATGATCTCTTTGGAATTGAACGACCGCCGATTCAGTTGATGCGTCATAGGTTTCATCAATTGTGCCCACATTGTATCCAAGGGCATCAAGCATCAATTCCGCTGATTTCACATAGTTGGAAACGACGCCTCTTTTCAATTCCGTATTTGGATCAATATAAGTTGCACTGTAATATTCAGGGTATTGCACTTCCACATCCGGTTTGATTCCTTTTTCATGAATCCAATTGCCTTTCGGTGTCAACCATTTGCCTGTCGTATATTTTAAGTTTGAACCGTCCGGAAGCTGCGTCACCGTTTGGACAGTCCCTTTACCGAAGGATGTCAAACCTACAAGCGTTGCGCCTGCCGATTCTTTCAACGCGCCTGCGAGAATTTCCGATGCGGAAGCACTTCCGTTATCAATCAATACTATAATTGGATATTTGTATTTTTTGCCGCCTTCGCTTAAAACGACTTCCGGTTCCCCTTTGCGGCTCTGCAATTTGACAATCGTTTTTCCTTCATCAATAAATAGGTTGGAAATATCAATGGCCGCATTCAGATAACCGCCAGGATTTTGGCGAACATCCAAAATGATGCTCTTCATGCCTTCCGATTCGTATTGATCCAAAAGTTTTCTCAATTCGTCGGCTGTATTTTCACTGAATGATGTGATTTGAATGTGGGCGATTTTGTCATCCCCCATTTCTCCATAAACCGTTTCAATCGGAATATCATCACGGATAATGGTCATTTCAATTAAATCTTCGGAATTTCCACGTTTGATCGTCAACGTTACCGGAGTCCCTTTTTTCCCTCGAATCAAGAGCACCGCTTCCGTCGCGCTCATGCCTTGCAAGCTTTGTCCATCAACGGAAACAATGATATCTTCCGGCAACAGCCCCGCCTTTTCCGCTGGAGAATTTTTGATAGGAGAAACAACGACAATATTCCCGTTTCGTTCCTGGATTTCAGCGCCGATGCCTTGGAAGCTGGATGAGAGTTCGGAGTTGAACTGTTCCGCATCTTCTTTCTCCATATAATCGGAATATGGATCATCAAGGGCTTCAAACATGCCGTTGATGGCGCCATGGATAATCTTTTTATCGTCGATATCCGTATAATATTTTTCTTTCAATTCATCATAGGCATCATATAGTTGGGAAAATTCTTGCCTTTCAGTCGGAACTTCGACCACTTTCTTGTCTCCGAAAGTTAAAGCAAAGATTGTCAAACCGGCAGTAAATAATATAGTAAAGACCATCAGCATGATAAAATTGAACGGTTTTAACCGGATATATCGCTTAGCAGGTTTGTTTTGTTCTTGTTGCGGGTCTTTTTCTTGTTGCGTCTCTTTCTCTTGTTGATTTTGCTCTTCCATAAATTTCACCACTCTCATATACACTTTCTTATACGAACATTTCATATTTCATATTAACAGTTTCAAGCCATTACGAAAAGAAAAAGACTGTCAACATTTTATGACAGTCGACATATTTTCGGCTTCGTTGATTGGATGCGGAAAAAGTGGCCAATGATTCTGTCAAACCTGGTTCGTCGGCGAAAAATCAGGCTTCAATTGCAGCTTCCAAAGCAACATGGATCATGTCATTAAATGTTGTTTGTCTTTCTTCTGCAGTCGTAATTTCACCGGTCAAAATATGATCGGAAACGGTCAATACAGAAAGCGCTTGTCTGCCGAATTTTGCCGCCAACGTGTAGAGTGCGGCCGTTTCCATTTCCACCGCCAAAACACCGTAACGGGCCAGTTTTTCGTTTTGATTTTCTTCGGAGTAGAACATATCCGCAGTGAACACATTGCCGACCTTCAAATTCAACCCGGCTTTCAACCCGGCTTGATATGCTTTTAATAATAAATCAAAGTCGGCTGTTGGTGCATAATCGATTCCACGGAAAATGATTTCATTCATTTTGGAATCGGTGGAAGCGGACTGGGCCAAAATCACATCCCGCACTTTCACATCTTTTTGCAAAGCGCCGCAAGTGCCCACCCGGATCAATTTTTTCACACCGTATTCCTGCATCAATTCCGTAATGTAAATGGAAATCGATGGGACTCCCATGCCTGTCCCTTGCACGGAAACTTTGTGACCTTTGTACGTTCCCGTGAATCCGAACATATTGCGCACTTCATTATAACAAACCGCGTCTTCCAGGAAGTTCTCCGCAATATATTTCGCCCGCAGCGGATCTCCGGGAAGCAGCACAATGTCCGCAATTTCACCTTGTTTCGCATTAATATGAATACTCAATGGCTTTCCCTCATTTCAATGTATTCAAACTAAAATATACGTTTTTTTCAAAAATTATGCAATGATACTTTCCTCTTCATTCCCCCAAATTTTCTTTCGTACGGTAGATTTCCCAAAGTTCGTCGAAAGCGTTTGCCGATAAATCATCATCGGCCAAAGTTTCAATATAACTTGACAGCTCTTCAAAGGAATCGCTGACTTTGGGAAAACTGTGATCTTTGAACATTTTTTCTGCAAATCGGGTCTTTGGATCGGATAAATCCCCACCGCGAAAAGATAGTGCAAATTGATAAAAACTTTGACTCATTCGGTACCTCCTACCTATACAAACAAATTATCATTCTATAGGACTTTTTTTACATTTCATAGTAGAATAGATTTCGTGATTATGCTACATTGAAAACAGGAATTTTTAAAGGGGATGACTACAAAAATGACTGAAAATGTGCAGACACTGAAAAACAGCTCCAGGAAAAATGTTCAGCCAAAGGGTGGAAAAACGGAATCGAAAAGTGCTGTGAAAGGCCGTTTTTACCACACGATGCGTGGCAGAATTTTGCTCACCTTTTCGATTCTCATTGCAATCATCGTGATTATGCTTATTCTATCCTATATCAACATCACCAGACTACAACAAAGTTTAAATGATTTCTCGGATGTGAACTTGAAAGAACAAAGGGAAATATACCAACTATCCACCGAGATATCAAATTTGACGATTTATGAACAGGCTTTTCTCATTTATGGCGATGAAGAAAACTTAAATAAATATAGTGAGACGAAACAAACCATTGATAAAAAATTGACAGAACTTCTCACCACATTTGAAAACCGTCCTGAAGAAAAAAAACTGGTCGAATACATACATCAATTTTTCCGTACATATTTATACGCTTCCAGCGGCGTGATTGAGACACGGCAATATTACAGTTATGAACAAGCCGTCCGTTTGATGGAGAGAAGCGAAGGGCAAGCGATCAAAGGAAACATCGAAAAACACGCGGATGAATTATTAACATTATTGGAGTCGAAAAATGAACGGACAATCAAGGAAATTGAAACATTTGCCAATTATTCCCGGGTCGCATTCATCGGACTGTCCTCTTTGGCATTGGTGATCGCGATCATCTTCAGCTCCCTTCTATTGCGTTCCATCCGCATCAATACGAACAAAATCAATGATTCGATTTTGGATATTGCCCAAGCCGGCGGAGATTTGACTCGTCGGGTGAAAGTGGCGACAAAGGATGAATTTGCGGTTATTGCCAACTCAACAAACCTGTTGATTGAATCCATATCAACATTAGTCAGAAAAGTGGCAAACTTGGCTGAGCACGTTTCATCCAGCTCGCAGGAACTGATGGCTTTGGCGGAAGAAAATGCAATCGCCATTGATGAAATTGCCAGCTCCACCAATGAAATTGCCAATGATTCCAGCACAACGATCCATCGAA includes:
- a CDS encoding methyl-accepting chemotaxis protein, with protein sequence MTENVQTLKNSSRKNVQPKGGKTESKSAVKGRFYHTMRGRILLTFSILIAIIVIMLILSYINITRLQQSLNDFSDVNLKEQREIYQLSTEISNLTIYEQAFLIYGDEENLNKYSETKQTIDKKLTELLTTFENRPEEKKLVEYIHQFFRTYLYASSGVIETRQYYSYEQAVRLMERSEGQAIKGNIEKHADELLTLLESKNERTIKEIETFANYSRVAFIGLSSLALVIAIIFSSLLLRSIRINTNKINDSILDIAQAGGDLTRRVKVATKDEFAVIANSTNLLIESISTLVRKVANLAEHVSSSSQELMALAEENAIAIDEIASSTNEIANDSSTTIHRMNEAGMKMKALEQSMVELNQEAFEVQKAAKEMQLAAQNGSKSVQDSTEVIHFIENTMKSTTSTIETLGQKSKDINSIISTITAIAEQTDLLALNAAIEAARAGEHGKGFAVVSNEVKKLAIQSQEAAKQVADIVHSIQNEIDTIVSQNAKGAESISRGVKVTDETNEVLNDILTQTNKTTTIIISMVEKISSTLEIVNELTSSFNEVNALSQNTSHATEKSAQAAMQGSASMQEINASAVELAKQADDLRNLVSEFKI
- a CDS encoding GTP-binding protein — its product is MKDVYLFSGFLGSGKTSMLVDVLRQLKEEGLKPAVIMNELGEIPFDSQAVDEDVPLKEILDGCICCTGGEKTEAQIQTLLYEADFDVLIIETTGAAHPVEALDAVYSPLFADQLNIKGIVTVADSRRWLGRDQLSPQARSLFLEQIRHAHLILANKSDLLTEEEKARVVFELQGLNPNAFILQTTHGRVPLASLKSLQATKGDKEIQPAQIGRHLHLNSRVIEFNRSFTQEEFEEWVRELPATVYRMKGFVPIEGMQYPMLFQYAYGLVQWIPEYMKMPPKIVMIGENVQSVPVIGEENRL
- the deoD gene encoding purine-nucleoside phosphorylase; this encodes MSIHINAKQGEIADIVLLPGDPLRAKYIAENFLEDAVCYNEVRNMFGFTGTYKGHKVSVQGTGMGVPSISIYITELMQEYGVKKLIRVGTCGALQKDVKVRDVILAQSASTDSKMNEIIFRGIDYAPTADFDLLLKAYQAGLKAGLNLKVGNVFTADMFYSEENQNEKLARYGVLAVEMETAALYTLAAKFGRQALSVLTVSDHILTGEITTAEERQTTFNDMIHVALEAAIEA
- a CDS encoding YozE family protein — translated: MSQSFYQFALSFRGGDLSDPKTRFAEKMFKDHSFPKVSDSFEELSSYIETLADDDLSANAFDELWEIYRTKENLGE
- a CDS encoding undecaprenyldiphospho-muramoylpentapeptide beta-N-acetylglucosaminyltransferase, whose translation is MDKKTIVLTGGGTAGHVSLNEAIIPSLQEEGYSIHYIGSHDGIEKELITKNFPDLPYHSISSGKLRRYFSLKNFTDPFKVLAGIGQAFAILKKVKPSIVFSKGGFVSVPVVIAAKLSNIPVVIHESDVTPGLANKLAQPFASHIFTVFRETLKYLPKEKSTCTGSVVREQLFKGNKMRGFKLCQFENRKPVLLVMGGSLGSVVLNDAIRSNLPELLKDFNVIHLCGKGNVDSSLLELKGYKQFEYVTMELPDLISAADFVVSRAGSNSIFEFLALKKPMLLIPLSSSKSRGDQILNARLFKNQGFAEVLEEEQLTKETFLKSLQTLIRNKDSILDAMSKAERPKTPKEMIKLILQYEK
- a CDS encoding S41 family peptidase codes for the protein MEEQNQQEKETQQEKDPQQEQNKPAKRYIRLKPFNFIMLMVFTILFTAGLTIFALTFGDKKVVEVPTERQEFSQLYDAYDELKEKYYTDIDDKKIIHGAINGMFEALDDPYSDYMEKEDAEQFNSELSSSFQGIGAEIQERNGNIVVVSPIKNSPAEKAGLLPEDIIVSVDGQSLQGMSATEAVLLIRGKKGTPVTLTIKRGNSEDLIEMTIIRDDIPIETVYGEMGDDKIAHIQITSFSENTADELRKLLDQYESEGMKSIILDVRQNPGGYLNAAIDISNLFIDEGKTIVKLQSRKGEPEVVLSEGGKKYKYPIIVLIDNGSASASEILAGALKESAGATLVGLTSFGKGTVQTVTQLPDGSNLKYTTGKWLTPKGNWIHEKGIKPDVEVQYPEYYSATYIDPNTELKRGVVSNYVKSAELMLDALGYNVGTIDETYDASTESAVVQFQRDHGLERTGAISGDTTYKLMDALREKIQKDDPQVLKAKELLQNQ
- a CDS encoding GNAT family N-acetyltransferase — protein: MLKPRDLFETNELYQLMIHPTVFPYVRHKAASPEEYLFITKQIIEEEALGKTISRTILDEWGQPIGTISLYDIQDGAGFLGTWIGVPFQGKGYNQLAKKEFLNEIFFKYNFHTVFLRIRKENEKSKRASLKLQYVINANELHPTLYEEINAGEAKYDLYKIPRDLFYLVTANEQENEEEQVI